From the Polynucleobacter sp. MWH-UH35A genome, one window contains:
- a CDS encoding MATE family efflux transporter, protein MLHFKLSRLREDIPSLLKLAGPLLIGQLAVIAFGVLDTAMTARYSADDLAALAMASAIFISIYVGLTGVVSALAPIAGQLFGAKRFHEIGEEVRQATWLALGLTVFGCFILLNADHLLAISQVNGVIEDKAKLYLNILAIGLPASMGMRVLMALHNAVSRPTVITVVQIIGLALKLPLNLLFIYGGFGIDGMGGPGCAVATVIINWSWLLMTLGFVMFDRFYRPFKIFARFSLPNWHRIWTLLKLGTPIGFSYLIEVTSFTFMSLFIARLGTTALAGHQIVANMGTVIYMVPLSLSIATMTLVSQSIGANKPERAEEIGWSSVLFTTALCISIGIAVWIFRIQLLDLYDPPAEVKVFSIPLFLFIAFYQVFDALQVTAAFILRAYRIAFWPMVIYAGSLWGVGLGGGYLMGFNVLGNTPTFLQGANGFWAGNSLSLGLAACFLLYLFRRTAERYEKTHPPVET, encoded by the coding sequence GTGCTGCACTTCAAGTTATCGCGCCTTCGCGAGGATATTCCTTCTTTACTAAAACTAGCTGGACCACTATTAATTGGTCAGCTTGCAGTCATTGCGTTTGGTGTCCTCGATACTGCGATGACTGCACGTTACTCCGCGGATGACCTCGCCGCACTAGCAATGGCATCCGCTATTTTCATTAGCATCTATGTGGGTCTAACAGGTGTTGTCTCTGCACTCGCACCTATTGCTGGACAACTCTTTGGCGCAAAACGTTTTCATGAAATCGGCGAAGAAGTTAGACAAGCAACTTGGCTTGCTTTAGGTCTTACTGTATTTGGCTGCTTTATTTTGCTAAACGCCGATCACCTATTAGCCATTTCACAAGTGAACGGGGTGATTGAGGATAAAGCAAAGTTGTATCTCAACATTTTGGCTATCGGCTTACCAGCAAGCATGGGAATGCGGGTACTGATGGCATTACATAATGCCGTCTCGCGCCCTACTGTGATCACCGTAGTTCAGATCATTGGGCTGGCACTAAAACTTCCCTTGAACCTACTGTTTATTTATGGTGGTTTTGGCATTGACGGCATGGGCGGCCCTGGGTGCGCTGTAGCCACCGTCATCATCAACTGGTCTTGGTTATTAATGACTCTTGGCTTTGTCATGTTTGACCGCTTTTACAGACCGTTTAAGATCTTTGCGCGCTTTAGCCTGCCGAATTGGCATCGCATTTGGACCTTGCTAAAACTAGGCACACCAATTGGTTTTAGCTACCTGATTGAAGTGACTTCATTCACCTTCATGTCGCTCTTTATTGCACGCCTTGGGACCACTGCATTAGCTGGCCACCAAATTGTGGCCAATATGGGAACGGTGATTTATATGGTCCCCTTATCCCTTTCGATTGCTACGATGACTTTAGTGTCGCAATCTATTGGCGCCAACAAACCCGAGCGCGCGGAAGAGATAGGCTGGTCATCAGTATTGTTTACAACCGCACTTTGTATCAGCATTGGAATAGCCGTTTGGATATTCAGGATACAACTGCTTGACTTGTATGACCCGCCAGCAGAAGTGAAAGTATTTTCCATTCCACTCTTTTTGTTTATTGCTTTTTATCAAGTCTTTGATGCTTTACAAGTGACTGCAGCATTTATTCTGCGTGCGTATCGCATCGCTTTTTGGCCCATGGTGATTTACGCTGGCTCGCTCTGGGGCGTAGGCCTTGGTGGTGGCTACTTAATGGGATTTAATGTCCTCGGCAATACACCTACATTCTTGCAAGGCGCTAATGGCTTTTGGGCAGGCAATAGCTTGAGCCTAGGTTTGGCTGCATGCTTCTTACTCTACCTCTTCAGAAGAACGGCGGAGCGCTATGAGAAAACACATCCGCCAGTAGAAACCTAG
- a CDS encoding glycosyltransferase family 39 protein, whose protein sequence is MVKLTAAATKSIPRMIIFSLTLIYGFAGLFFRDPWKNEDAVGFGGMWTLFRGNTIDWIVPHLIGRDISLGTPLPYWMGATLIKLFGPWIGAANAARLYSAICFFAAALAIWYATYLLGRRREVQPMALAVGGQPNMKSYGMTLADGALLIFLACVGLAQRAHETTPMMAQLMGISIVLYGTVRGLDKPWQGGLWTGLGIAIVALSSNLTLSLIVVSSTIIAVLASNAKLRFRWTLTGTALGLIGFAIWPLVWYFADLPPYWRHIAEEGWRNMPEMRSTPSIESLGFLSVNFWAYAWPVWPLAIVSLAHWGRVKEAGAWRAPHLAIPLSLFIGSLIYVLFRLEANEHDLMILIPSLSIIAAFSLPVLKRSVISFIDWFAMFSFTLIALAIWIIWLAKVTGYPETTAANIARLLPGFESQFNLLAFIVALTITGVWLAVVRWRTSRAPKEIWRCLIISASGTTLMWVLLMTLWLPTINYAKTYRHVSARLVQVVPSGGGCIDTSNIGFAQLASFEYFSKLNLRDDPNCPWMLTHSQSEAKAYAQLNNKKLNLLWEDRRAADRDERLRLYEVIPE, encoded by the coding sequence ATGGTCAAACTTACTGCCGCTGCCACTAAATCGATTCCGCGAATGATTATTTTTTCGCTGACATTGATTTATGGTTTTGCCGGCCTCTTCTTTCGGGACCCCTGGAAGAATGAAGATGCGGTTGGCTTTGGTGGCATGTGGACTCTCTTTCGCGGCAATACGATCGACTGGATTGTGCCCCATCTTATAGGCCGCGACATTTCACTAGGTACACCCCTGCCATATTGGATGGGCGCCACACTCATTAAATTATTTGGTCCATGGATTGGCGCAGCTAATGCTGCTCGACTGTATTCAGCCATCTGCTTTTTTGCTGCAGCGCTAGCTATTTGGTATGCCACTTATTTATTAGGGCGTCGTCGTGAAGTGCAGCCAATGGCTTTGGCTGTTGGTGGTCAGCCTAATATGAAGAGCTACGGCATGACCTTGGCTGATGGCGCGCTATTGATTTTCTTGGCATGCGTCGGTCTTGCGCAACGCGCCCATGAAACCACACCTATGATGGCGCAACTCATGGGTATCAGTATCGTGCTTTACGGCACAGTACGCGGTTTAGATAAACCATGGCAAGGGGGCTTATGGACCGGCCTGGGTATCGCCATCGTGGCGCTATCAAGCAACCTGACTTTGAGTTTGATCGTGGTCAGCTCTACCATTATTGCGGTGCTTGCCAGCAATGCAAAATTGCGTTTTCGCTGGACGCTTACCGGTACCGCTTTGGGTTTAATTGGTTTTGCAATTTGGCCTTTGGTTTGGTATTTCGCAGACCTTCCTCCTTACTGGCGTCACATCGCCGAAGAAGGTTGGCGCAATATGCCAGAAATGCGTTCCACACCTTCAATTGAGTCACTAGGATTTTTAAGTGTGAACTTCTGGGCGTATGCTTGGCCTGTTTGGCCCCTAGCTATTGTTTCGCTTGCACACTGGGGTCGCGTTAAAGAAGCGGGTGCTTGGCGTGCCCCACACCTCGCTATCCCATTAAGTTTGTTTATTGGCAGCTTAATTTACGTGCTGTTCCGCCTAGAAGCGAATGAGCATGACTTAATGATCTTAATTCCAAGTCTTTCGATCATCGCTGCCTTTAGCCTTCCAGTTCTTAAGCGCAGCGTCATTAGCTTTATCGACTGGTTTGCGATGTTTAGCTTTACGCTGATTGCGCTCGCCATTTGGATTATTTGGTTAGCAAAGGTCACGGGCTATCCAGAAACAACTGCGGCTAATATTGCGCGCCTCCTCCCTGGATTTGAGAGTCAATTTAATCTATTGGCCTTTATCGTAGCGCTGACAATTACCGGCGTATGGTTAGCAGTAGTGCGCTGGAGAACTTCACGTGCCCCAAAAGAAATTTGGCGCTGCTTGATTATCTCCGCCTCTGGCACCACTTTAATGTGGGTGCTCCTCATGACATTATGGCTTCCAACTATTAATTACGCCAAAACCTATCGCCATGTTTCAGCACGCTTGGTGCAAGTAGTCCCATCAGGTGGTGGTTGCATTGATACAAGCAACATCGGCTTTGCACAGCTCGCCTCTTTTGAGTATTTTTCTAAACTCAATTTACGCGATGACCCAAATTGTCCATGGATGTTGACGCATAGCCAATCTGAGGCAAAAGCATACGCGCAACTTAATAATAAAAAGTTGAACCTTCTCTGGGAAGATCGTCGCGCAGCTGATCGCGATGAACGTCTGCGTCTTTACGAAGTAATTCCAGAATAA
- a CDS encoding type B 50S ribosomal protein L31, which produces MKPGIHPDYREIVFLDVSNNFSFKTRSTMPTKETIKWEDGNEYPLAKIETSSESHPFYTGTQKIMDTAGRVEKFRQKFGTKAVAKASGDGAAKTAEKKAAAAEAKAAEKPAKKKA; this is translated from the coding sequence ATGAAACCTGGCATTCACCCCGACTATCGCGAAATCGTCTTTCTAGACGTTTCTAATAACTTCAGCTTCAAGACTCGTTCCACGATGCCTACTAAAGAGACAATCAAGTGGGAAGATGGCAATGAATATCCATTAGCCAAGATCGAGACTTCTTCTGAATCACACCCTTTCTACACTGGTACCCAGAAAATTATGGATACCGCTGGTCGTGTTGAGAAATTCCGTCAGAAATTCGGAACTAAAGCTGTTGCTAAAGCTTCCGGTGATGGCGCTGCTAAAACAGCTGAGAAAAAAGCTGCTGCTGCAGAAGCTAAAGCTGCTGAAAAGCCAGCTAAGAAGAAGGCTTAA